From the genome of Streptomyces sp. NBC_01304:
CAGCCCCGCGGTGGCCGGTGTACTGCCCACCACGCTTCCGGCGCGGTCTTCTCGCGCGGTGGCCGGCCGGGGATCGGCGGCGGTGGCTCCGGTGCTCGGCAGGACGAGCGCGGTCAGTACGGCGATGGCCACCGCGTACTTCCCAGCGATGGGGTGGTGCAGCTTCAACTCGGGCTCCAGAGGTGCGACAAAGGAGGGAAAGTACGGGAACGTCCCCCATCCTGAGGGCACTTGGCCGGAGATCCGGGAGGCGGGCGGGATGTTCCGCCTGTTCGGCCGACACTGAATTCCGCGGCGGGGCATGGGCGGCGACGCGGTGCGATATTCGTGGCGAGGGTCGCCCTCGCGACCATCGAGCGGCCCTCCCGGCCGGCGCCGTCCGCGAGGTGGTGCCGTCCGCGAGGTGGCGCCGTACGACCTGCTGCCCGCACCGCCCACCGCGCACGGGCTGACGGCGCCGGCGGACTCGGTGGTCCTGCTCACCGTGGTCGAGCGGCACGGCCGACCCGTACCCGCCCGGTGCGCCCGGGAGGGCCTGTGCGGCGGACGCCAAGTGCGCCCGGACCGGCGGTCGATGTGACGCAGGCCATGCTCGGCGGGTGTCACGGTCGCGGTGCGCGCCGTGTCTCAGTGGGCGTCCGCGGAATCGTGAGGAGCCTCGTCATGAAGAGCATCATCGTGTGCACGTCGGTGTCGCACGGCAACACCAAGAGGGTCGCCGACGTCATGGGCCGTACGCTCGACGCTGCCGTTGTCGCCCCCGAGCAGGTCGACGTGGCGGAGCTGTCCCGCTACGACCTCGTGGGATTCGGCTCGGGGATCTTCCTGGGGTCTTTCCACGCGCAGCTGCGGGAGTTCGTCCGCTCGCTCCCGCGGGAGCGGCGGGGCCAAGCGTTCGTGCTGGCCACCAGCGGCTTTCCCGAAGCGGGATTTCAGCGCTTCTCCCGGCCCCTGGTACGGCAGTTGGAGGTGAAGGGCTTCGACGTGGTCGACACCTTCTCGTGCCGTGGCTTCGACACCTACCTGCCGTTCAAGGCGGTCGGCGGCATCAGGAAGGGCCGGCCCGACGCCGGCGACCTGGCGGCGGCACACGCGTTCGCCGAAGGGTTGCGGGAGCGGGTCGGCGCCAACGGCGGGCGACCGGCAGGGCCGGGCCACTGACCGGCCCGCCGAGCCGACCCACGGGCCGGCCGCACGGCGGACATGCGCTCCGCGTCGTCCGGCAGCGGCCCGTGCACCGGCGGCGGGTGCCCCGCGACGCGGCGTCGGGGGCACCCTCGCGTCACTGCCCGGCGGCGGCCCGCTCGGGGAAGTTCTTCTGCTCGTTCCAGCGGACGGTGATGTGCCCGGCCGTCTTGCCGATCAGCGGGTCGACGTTGATCCCCGCGGCCGTCTTGACGGCGGCGGCGGTCTCCGCGGTCAGCCGGACCGGCAGCGCGGTCGGGCCCCAGCTCCACTTGCCGTACGCGTCCTTCTTGGGCAGCAGCGAGCCGTTGAAGAACGCCTCGATGATCTCCAGGGTGAGGAAGCGGGTGTTCTCCTTGGCCTTCACACCGTTGACGTAGGGCGTGATGTAGAAGCCGCCGGTGCCCGGGCGCAGGCCCAGCCAGGCGCCGTTGGCGGCGATGCCCTTCTTGCCGCCGTCGATCTCGAGGGCGAACCCGCCCGGATAGTCGATCTTGGTGGCGGACTGCAGCAGCCGGCTCGCCATGGTGGGCATGTCGAAGACCTTGAGGTCGAGGCCGTCGAGCCCGGCGCCCACCGGCATGTAGAAGCCGTCGTTGGGGTCGCGCAGTGCGCCGTCGGGCTTGCTGAGGTCCTTGGGGAGGGCGGTCCAGGGGGCGATGTAGCGGAACTTCGCCTTGTTGTCCTTGAGGGCCTTCTTGACCTCGGGGGTGAACTCGACGAAGGCGTAGCCGCCACCGGCGACGTAGAGGCCCGTGCTCTGGATCGTCGGATCCGGGGGCGGATCCTCGACCGCCGCGGCGGGCAAGGCGCTGGTCAGGACGGCGGCTGCGGCCATGGCGACGGTGGCAAGACGGGTGGTGAGGCGCATCCAGGGCTCCTAGAGGTCTCGGAGAGGCATGGGGATACTCCGAGCACAGCCTGGACACCCCTGAGGCGCACCTGGTCGGGACCGAACGAGTGGTACGGCCCGGTCTCCTCATGCGGCAATGTCGCCCGGGGAGAGACGGGCCCCGGGTGGGGGCCGACCAGTGCGTTTTCGGCCGTCCTGCGTCAATGGCAGGCGGAATCCGGCCCGTTGAGAGCGGCCGGACCCGGGACCTGACCACATCCTCGCCGGACGCTCAGAATGGGCACGTGGAAGGGACAGCCGACCCTGCTCCCCTCCGCGCTGCGTGCCGGGAGGGGGGACCTCTATGTCAGGCCGGCAGGTACCGGACGCGCTCAAGGTCTTCGAAGGTGAGCGGAGACCCCTCGGCGATGGTGAGCCCGATCCGCGCGCAGGAGCCGACGAACAACCGCTGATCCTGTGCGCCGATCTCCACGTCGACCGGAAGCTGTTGCAGTGCCACGGGAACCTCCTTCGAGCGGACGTGCGAGCACGCCGCAACCCAGGAGGGCGGGGCGGGCCGGTCGCCAGGGAACGACCCGGGGTTTCCCCCGGGGTGGCGAGCGGAGCGGACACCGATGGATCGCCTCGGCGCCGTGGGACCCGGCGGCGGACCGCGTCGTCCGGATCCCGGCTCCGCCCGGGAGCGTACGCGCGGCCGAAACCACGCCGGACGGCCGCTTTCCGCGCCCGATCCGGCGGCCCTCGGGTCGGCGGATTCCGGGGACAGCCCTGGGTGCATCCCTGGGGTGTTGCCCCGGCTCCCGCTCCTGGCGTGCGTCGTGCATGTGCCGGGCCGACCGCTCGCGGTGCACCGCCGAGAGGCGTCTGTCC
Proteins encoded in this window:
- a CDS encoding flavodoxin family protein — translated: MKSIIVCTSVSHGNTKRVADVMGRTLDAAVVAPEQVDVAELSRYDLVGFGSGIFLGSFHAQLREFVRSLPRERRGQAFVLATSGFPEAGFQRFSRPLVRQLEVKGFDVVDTFSCRGFDTYLPFKAVGGIRKGRPDAGDLAAAHAFAEGLRERVGANGGRPAGPGH